A section of the Drosophila sechellia strain sech25 chromosome 3L, ASM438219v1, whole genome shotgun sequence genome encodes:
- the LOC6604894 gene encoding zinc transporter foi translates to MARHIMAVCVVCLLCAHRLHCQDHIESLLGPALVTTHNSQEQLNARVYTNLSPSSETTERRQQRSASGDDDTFNYSISPPSRREKRHAGHEHGSTSESRVPQITQYYLEKLMAQDELMNSSGFDGLLQQLSLHSLTSGASEGTCVPASRLVHHVQPHDHHHAHHHEDEGHSLQLKNCTLIQNGTTSNVICPSLPNDNTHQLGKEAKNFTLSDKDLLHLCPILLYELKNQSGGCIEPAVLSDIDTTEELLEAEKDKDIFYVWIYAFISVFACGILGLVGVAIIPFMGSRYYKYIIQYLVALAVGTMTGDALLHLLPHSLAGQDERGMIMKGLGCLGGIIFFYVMEHALTMISEWRKSVEKETKKPSRAKVMRDPDSSVNNSVAGDKICKQKYSSYPYCYDEITMNNKQSEWMHLPGDAAAGAGGDAPSVAELRNGVGDHDGSNDMAAAAESLLSTLHTNCVEMNHHNHNHKHNSHQQNHEVHDSNTIVTDLDGNAVYAANNAKDKDGRNDHVTVILREHESSHHGHSHRHGHVHSPPETLSAVAWMIIMGDGLHNFTDGMAIGAAFAENIAGGFSTSLAVFCHELPHELGDFAILIKAGMSVKSAVYYNLLTGVLSFIGMIFGIAFGQSQDVAQWMFAVAAGLFIYIALVDMMPEISASHKSLDQFLLQILGMLSGVGIMLLIALYEGDLMSAFGTTGAASHQHAH, encoded by the exons ATGGCGCGTCACATAATGGCCGTTTGCGTGGTGTGCCTACTCTGTGCACACCGCCTGCACTGTCAGGATCACATCGAGAGTCTGCTGGGCCCGGCGCTGGTCACGACCCACAAcagccaggagcagctgaatGCCCGCGTCTACACGAACCTGAGTCCCTCCAGTGAAACCACCGAACGGCGACAGCAGCGATCCGCTTCTGGCGACGACGACACCTTCAACTACAGCATCAGCCCGCCATCGAGAAGAGAAAAGCGCCATGCTGGCCATGAGCATGGCTCCACATCCGAATCCCGCGTCCCGCAGATCACCCAGTACTATCTTGAGAAGCTAATGGCCCAGGATGAGCTGATGAACAGCAGCGGATTCGATGGCCTACTCCAGCAGCTCAGCCTCCACTCGTTGACCAGTGGGGCAAGTGAGGGAACT TGCGTTCCTGCTAGTCGCCTTGTGCATCATGTCCAGCCCCACGATCATCACCATGCTCATCATCACGAAGATGAAGGTCACAGTCTGCAGCTGAAAAACTGCACGCTTATCCAGAATGGCACCACCTCCAACGTCATATGCCCATCCCTGCCCAACGACAACACACATCAACTCGGCAAAGAGGCCAAGAACTTTACGCTGAGCGATAAGGACTTGCTACATCTGTGTCCGATTCTCCTATATGAGCTGAAAAACCAGAGCGGCGGCTGCATAGAACCTGCTGTCTTGTCGGACATTGATACCACTGAAGAGCTGCTGGAAGCAGAGAAGGACAAGGATATATTCTATG TATGGATCTATGCTTTTATTTCTGTGTTTGCCTGCGGCATCCTCGGCTTGGTAGGCGTGGCCATCATACCGTTTATGGGTTCCAGGTATTACAAGTACATCATTCAATATCTGGTAGCGCTGGCCGTGGGTACGATGACCGGCGATGCCCTGCTGCACTTGCTGCCTCAT TCTCTTGCAGGCCAGGATGAGCGGGGGATGATCATGAAAGGACTGGGGTGCCTGGGTGGCATAATCTTCTTTTACGTGATGGAGCATGCGCTGACCATGATCTCCGAGTGGCGCAAGAGCGTGGAGAAGGAGACAAAGAAACCATCGCGGGCAAAGGTGATGCGGGATCCCGACTCGTCGGTAAACAATTCCGTGGCCGGCGACAAGATCTGCAAGCAAAAGTATAGCTCCTATCCATATTGCTACGACGAGATCACGATGAACAACAAGCAGAGCGAGTGGATGCACTTGCCAGGCGATGCAGCGGCGGGCGCTGGCGGAGATGCTCCTTCAGTAGCGGAGCTACGTAACGGTGTGGGCGATCATGATGGATCCAATGACATGGCCGCCGCTGCCGAATCCCTATTATCAACGCTGCACACGAACTGCGTGGAAATGAATCACCATAATCACAACCACAAGCACAATAGCCACCAGCAGAATCATGAGGTCCATGATAGCAACACAATTGTCACTGATCTGGACGGAAACGCCGTGTACGCAGCAAACAATGCAAAGGATAAGGACGGCCGGAACGATCATGTAACTGTGATCCTGCGGGAGCACGAATCCTCGCATCACGGTCACAGTCATCGCCATGGACACGTCCATTCGCCACCGGAAACGCTGAGCGCCGTGGCCTGGATGATTATCATGGGTGACGGCCTGCACAATTTTACGGATGGCATGGCCATTGGTGCAGCCTTTGCGGAAAACATTGCCGGCGGCTTCTCCACATCGCTGGCTGTCTTCTGCCACGAGTTGCCACACGAGCTGGGTGACTTTGCCATCCTAATAAAAGCAGGCATGTCGGTGAAGTCGGCCGTCTACTACAACCTGTTGACGGGTGTCCTGAGTTTCATCGGCATGATCTTTGGCATTGCCTTTGGTCAATCGCAGGATGTGGCCCAGTGGATGTTTGCCGTGGCTGCGGGTCTGTTCATCTACATTGCCCTAGTCGATATG ATGCCAGAGATCTCGGCCTCGCACAAATCACTGGACCAGTTCCTGTTGCAGATTCTCGGCATGCTCAGCGGAGTAGGGATAATGCTATTGATTGCCCTTTATGAGGGCGATCTGATGAGCGCGTTCGGCACAACGGGAGCCGCATCACACCAGCACGCGCACTAA
- the LOC6604895 gene encoding protein ERGIC-53, whose amino-acid sequence MRPTFLAILCFLAWNPSSEATGNLSPGAVGVHRRFEYKYSFKPPYLAQKDGTVPFWEYGGNAIASSESVRVAPSLRSQKGAIWTKSQTNFDWWDVEIVFRVTGRGRIGADGLAFWYTTEKGDYNGPVFGSSDRWNGLAIMFDSFDNDNKHNNPYISAVLNDGTKLYDHANDGTTQLLSGCLRDFRNKPFPTRARIEYYNNVLTVMIHNGMSNNNDDYELCLRADGVNLPKNGYFGISAATGGLADDHDVFHFLTTSLHAAGQVQEQPKVDNQEKLTQEYKEYQDKLEKQKQEYKKDHPDEHKDEEDWEEFYESENQRELRQIWQGQSQIADHLRELSRKVDEIIGRQETTLSLVSRNAGQALPPPAAGGVPQQQLPVGAVSRSDVDLLLTNQNMLLSSIREIRQLVGDINVRTDNIQSNQKHAPTAQIQSTGYDVQTLIAEMRDGMNQVKQGITHVGQRLGAPQGAAQVANCPTGNCVGVTLFLSVTVVQLLLVFIYNVFKNRSEAQAKKFY is encoded by the exons ATGCGGCCCACATTCCTGGCCATTTTGTGCTTCCTGGCGTGGAATCCCAGCTCCGAGGCGACCGGCAATCTGAGTCCTGGAGCCGTGGGCGTGCACCGTCGCTTCGAGTACAAGTACTCGTTCAAGCCGCCGTATTTGGCACAGAAAGACGGCACCGTGCCGTTTTGGGAGTACGGGGGAA ATGCCATCGCCAGTTCGGAAAGTGTGCGCGTGGCGCCATCGCTGCGCTCACAGAAGGGTGCCATCTGGACAAAGTCGCAGACGAACTTCGACTGGTGGGACGTTGAGATCGTGTTCCGGGTGACGGGACGTGGCAGGATCGGAGCCGATGGATTGGCCTTCTGGTACACCACGGAAAAGGGTGACTACAATGGGCCTGTGTTCGGATCCTCCGACCGCTGGAATGGTCTGGCCATCATGTTCGATTCCTTCGACAATGACAACAAGCACAACAATCCCTACATCAGTGCCGTACTCAATGATGGCACCAAGCTGTATGACCATGCCAATGATGGAACCACTCAGCTCCTGAGCGGTTGCCTCAGGGATTTCCGTAACAAGCCTTTCCCTACCCGAGCGCGAATCGAGTACTACAACAACGTGCTTACCGTCATGATCCACAACGGAATGTCCAACAACAACGATGACTACGAGCTGTGTCTACGAGCGGATGGCGTTAATCTGCCCAAGAACGGCTACTTTGGCATTTCCGCCGCCACGGGCGGTCTGGCCGATGACCACGATGTGTTCCATTTCCTGACCACGTCGTTGCATGCCGCTGGACAAGTTCAGGAGCAGCCCAAGGTGGACAACCAGGAGAAGCTTACGCAAGAGTACAAGGAATACCAGGATAAACTGGAGAAACAGAAGCAGGAGTACAAGAAGGACCATCCCGACGAG CACAAAGACGAGGAGGACTGGGAGGAGTTCTACGAGTCGGAGAACCAGCGTGAGCTGCGTCAGATCTGGCAGGGTCAGAGCCAAATTGCCGATCACCTACGTGAGCTTTCCCGCAAAGTGGATGAGATTATTGGCCGCCAGGAGACCACGCTGTCGCTAGTCTCACGTAATGCTGGACAGGCTCTGCCTCCGCCCGCCGCCGGCGGAGTGCCACAGCAACAGCTGCCCGTTGGCGCTGTCAGCAGGAGCGATGTCGATCTTCTGCTCACTAATCAGAACATGCTGCTCAGCTCCATCCGCGAGATTCGTCAACTGGTTGGCGATATCAATGTGCGCACTGATAACATTCAATCGAATCAGAAGCATGCGCCCACAGCACAAATCCAATCCACCGGCTATGATGTACAAACGCTCATCGCCGAGATGCGCGATGGCATGAATCAGGTCAAGCAGGGCATCACCCACGTGGGCCAAAG ATTGGGAGCGCCACAGGGAGCAGCTCAGGTGGCCAATTGTCCCACGGGCAATTGCGTTGGAGTCACATTGTTCCTAAGCGTAACTGTTGTGCAACTGCTGCTAGTCTTCATCTACAACGTCTTCAA AAACCGCAGCGAAGCACAGGCGAAAAAGTTCTATTAG